In Opitutaceae bacterium TAV5, one genomic interval encodes:
- a CDS encoding PUA domain containing protein gives MPPAEQPPAPPASVPPAERPTPWAQLKYFTFQPAIFPRLLGEVSRDARPGDLVTVYDKAGQKLGAGLYNPRAKIVLRVVAHGAEAELGEAYFEKAIRRAVALRREVFRLDDVSDAYRLVNSDGDGLSGLIVDRYGETLLCEVTSFGMARRLPEWLPLLHEQAGTTFARVHVDHDLGSLEGIKPSWFNETNAAAPRLVKIREHGIRYEVDFTEGHKTGFFCDQRDNRRAIAQLVTPEARVLDLCCYTAGFSINAKVTGGAGEVTAVDLDEAAIAQAKRNANLNQARIRFVHADAFAYARQMQQNGESWDVVVLDPPKLIFTRENPGNAEGRRKYEDLNQLAISLVKPGGVFVTCSCSGLLEEPDFEQHVIKAAHRLGRRLQFFAKTGPGTDHPVYSNCLESRYLKVLWARVV, from the coding sequence ATGCCGCCTGCCGAACAACCGCCTGCGCCACCCGCTTCCGTCCCGCCTGCCGAACGCCCCACGCCGTGGGCGCAGCTCAAATATTTCACGTTCCAGCCGGCGATTTTCCCGCGGCTGCTCGGCGAGGTATCGCGCGATGCGCGGCCGGGCGATCTCGTCACCGTTTACGACAAGGCCGGGCAAAAACTCGGCGCCGGGCTCTACAATCCCCGCGCCAAGATCGTCCTGCGCGTCGTCGCCCACGGCGCGGAGGCGGAGCTGGGCGAGGCGTATTTCGAAAAGGCCATCCGCCGCGCCGTGGCGCTGCGCCGCGAGGTATTCCGGCTCGATGACGTGAGCGATGCGTACCGGCTCGTCAATTCCGACGGCGACGGGTTGAGCGGGCTGATCGTCGATCGCTACGGCGAGACGCTCCTGTGCGAAGTGACGTCGTTCGGCATGGCGCGGCGGTTGCCGGAGTGGCTGCCGCTGCTGCACGAACAGGCGGGCACGACGTTCGCCCGCGTCCATGTCGACCACGACCTCGGCAGCCTGGAAGGGATCAAGCCGTCGTGGTTCAACGAGACCAACGCCGCCGCGCCGCGTCTGGTCAAAATTCGCGAACACGGCATCCGTTACGAAGTCGATTTCACGGAGGGTCACAAAACGGGTTTTTTCTGCGACCAGCGCGACAACCGCCGCGCGATTGCGCAACTCGTGACACCGGAGGCGCGCGTGCTCGACCTGTGCTGCTACACGGCGGGGTTTTCGATCAACGCCAAGGTGACGGGCGGCGCGGGCGAGGTGACGGCGGTCGATCTCGACGAGGCGGCCATCGCGCAGGCGAAACGCAACGCCAACCTCAACCAGGCGCGTATCCGTTTTGTCCATGCGGATGCCTTCGCGTACGCGCGGCAGATGCAGCAGAACGGCGAGTCGTGGGATGTCGTGGTGCTCGACCCGCCCAAGCTGATTTTCACCCGCGAGAATCCGGGCAACGCCGAGGGCCGGAGAAAATACGAGGACCTGAACCAGCTCGCCATCAGCCTCGTGAAACCGGGCGGGGTGTTTGTCACGTGTTCGTGCTCGGGACTGCTGGAGGAGCCGGATTTCGAGCAGCACGTCATCAAGGCGGCGCACCGGCTGGGACGGCGGTTGCAGTTTTTCGCGAAGACCGGGCCGGGGACGGATCACCCGGTGTATTCGAATTGCCTGGAAAGCCGCTACCTGAAGGTGCTCTGGGCGCGGGTGGTGTGA
- a CDS encoding AraC family transcriptional regulator encodes METTMETTRQVLTRASDNGHQLEECRLIGSDFVPAVPVSDETPTIRSCPSFPSAPGSGGNGSEACDFLVAIGLSGSTRWRLVPGDTGPGSRSCLAAASGKNSGSGELPPAACECVLGPDRFAAFVAVPGLRVARTGEPAAHFLLWRFRLDMIHAVLGHTPPAGSGHRYGHPGGPLPVDTWPMLGPAPASPELRALTLALRTAHRGLMQEVWYGSKLLELLTLIHPEAAPEGASCPVGTFRATGDNRAGDTRDPGDAPEVVQIGSTGTRPHPAVERAVAFIRTHYTDAVSLPEIATAAGVSPSYLSHLFSRQFGEKLASYLRRIRVEHAARLLERGDCNVTEAAMAVGYNSLAQFNHTFRALFGYPPGEHRRRVQTASSRR; translated from the coding sequence TTGGAAACTACCATGGAAACCACCCGGCAAGTGCTCACCCGGGCCAGCGACAACGGCCACCAGTTGGAGGAGTGTCGCTTGATCGGGTCGGACTTCGTTCCGGCCGTACCGGTGTCCGACGAGACGCCGACCATCCGCTCCTGTCCTTCTTTTCCGTCCGCACCCGGTTCCGGTGGTAACGGGAGCGAGGCCTGCGATTTTCTGGTCGCCATCGGTCTTTCCGGGAGTACGCGCTGGCGGCTCGTGCCGGGCGACACCGGTCCGGGCTCCCGTTCGTGCCTTGCTGCCGCCTCCGGCAAGAACAGCGGCAGTGGCGAGCTCCCTCCGGCGGCCTGCGAGTGTGTCCTCGGTCCCGACCGGTTTGCCGCCTTTGTCGCCGTCCCGGGGCTCCGCGTGGCGCGGACCGGAGAGCCGGCCGCGCATTTCCTGCTCTGGCGTTTTCGCCTCGACATGATCCATGCCGTGCTGGGGCACACACCCCCTGCCGGCTCCGGTCACCGGTACGGGCATCCGGGCGGCCCGCTGCCGGTCGACACCTGGCCGATGCTGGGTCCGGCGCCCGCTTCGCCCGAGTTACGCGCCCTGACGCTGGCCCTGCGCACGGCGCACCGGGGTCTCATGCAGGAAGTCTGGTACGGTTCCAAGTTACTGGAGTTGCTCACCCTGATCCACCCGGAAGCCGCTCCCGAAGGCGCTTCGTGCCCGGTTGGCACGTTTCGCGCGACCGGCGACAATCGCGCCGGTGACACCCGTGATCCGGGAGACGCGCCGGAGGTGGTGCAGATCGGAAGCACAGGCACCCGGCCGCATCCGGCGGTGGAACGGGCGGTCGCCTTTATCCGCACGCACTACACCGACGCCGTTTCCCTCCCGGAGATTGCGACGGCGGCAGGTGTCAGCCCCTCGTACCTGAGCCATCTTTTTTCCCGCCAGTTTGGGGAAAAGCTGGCCAGCTACCTGCGCCGCATCCGCGTGGAGCACGCCGCCCGCCTCCTTGAACGCGGCGATTGCAACGTCACCGAGGCGGCCATGGCCGTGGGCTACAACAGCCTGGCGCAGTTCAACCACACCTTCCGGGCTCTATTCGGCTATCCTCCCGGCGAACACCGCCGCCGGGTCCAGACGGCTTCATCTCGCCGATAG
- a CDS encoding 50S ribosomal protein L36, translating to MKVVSSIKSAKKRHPDCQVVRRKGRIYVINKTDPRYKARQG from the coding sequence ATGAAAGTCGTCTCCTCCATCAAGTCTGCCAAGAAGCGTCACCCGGACTGCCAGGTCGTGCGTCGCAAAGGTCGCATCTACGTCATCAACAAGACGGACCCGCGTTACAAGGCCCGCCAGGGTTAA
- a CDS encoding seryl-tRNA synthase (catalyzes a two-step reaction, first charging a serine molecule by linking its carboxyl group to the alpha-phosphate of ATP, followed by transfer of the aminoacyl-adenylate to its tRNA) — protein sequence MLDPKLLRESPELVRAAIAKKHLDVDLDALLALDSAWRAQLTEVENLRARQKAANAEMAKLPKGSPEFIAKVQEMKTVSAAVKAREAGLDEIGARHKQAMLTLPNLPHASVPEGRTPEENVVFSTWGDLAAIPAAAAGSARPHWEIPGFEKLFDFARGAKVTGAGFPFYVGDAARLVRALLHFFLDENGKAGYEEVNPPIFVNAASATATGQLPDKEGQMYEAPADGFYAVPTAEVPLTNFFRDEIIDEAALPVRRCAYTPCFRREAGSYGKDVRGLNRLHQFDKVELLKWVHPSTSYDELDKLRDDAESLLRKLGLPYRVLLMCGGDLGFAQSKKYDLEVWSAGQGRWLEVSSCSNFESFQARRAQIRFRGKDGKPELVHTLNGSGLAVPRVLAALLENNLQPDGRVKVPAALVPYFGKDYVTFPA from the coding sequence ATGCTCGATCCGAAACTCCTCCGCGAATCGCCCGAACTCGTCCGCGCCGCGATTGCCAAAAAGCATCTCGACGTCGATCTCGACGCCCTCCTCGCGCTCGACTCCGCCTGGCGAGCCCAGCTCACCGAGGTCGAAAACCTGCGCGCCCGACAAAAAGCCGCCAACGCCGAAATGGCGAAGCTGCCCAAGGGTTCGCCCGAATTTATCGCCAAGGTGCAGGAAATGAAAACCGTCTCCGCCGCCGTGAAGGCGCGCGAAGCCGGGCTCGACGAGATCGGGGCCCGCCACAAGCAGGCGATGCTCACCCTGCCCAACCTCCCGCACGCCAGCGTGCCCGAAGGCCGCACCCCCGAGGAAAACGTCGTGTTCTCCACGTGGGGCGATCTCGCCGCCATCCCCGCCGCGGCCGCCGGCTCCGCGCGGCCGCACTGGGAAATCCCCGGTTTCGAAAAACTCTTCGACTTCGCCCGCGGCGCCAAGGTCACCGGCGCCGGCTTCCCCTTCTATGTCGGCGACGCCGCCCGGCTCGTGCGCGCGCTGCTCCACTTCTTCCTCGATGAAAACGGCAAGGCCGGCTACGAAGAGGTCAACCCGCCCATCTTCGTCAACGCCGCCAGCGCCACCGCCACCGGGCAGCTTCCCGACAAGGAAGGCCAGATGTACGAGGCCCCGGCCGACGGTTTCTACGCCGTGCCCACCGCCGAAGTGCCGCTGACCAATTTTTTCCGCGACGAGATCATCGACGAAGCCGCCCTGCCCGTCCGCCGCTGCGCCTACACCCCGTGCTTCCGCCGCGAGGCCGGCAGCTACGGCAAGGACGTGCGCGGCCTCAACCGCCTGCACCAGTTCGACAAGGTCGAGCTCCTCAAGTGGGTGCATCCGTCCACCAGTTACGACGAGCTGGACAAGCTGCGCGACGACGCCGAAAGCCTCCTGCGCAAACTCGGGCTGCCCTACCGCGTGCTCCTCATGTGCGGCGGCGACCTCGGCTTCGCCCAGTCGAAAAAATACGACCTCGAAGTCTGGTCCGCCGGCCAAGGCCGCTGGCTGGAAGTGTCGAGCTGCTCCAATTTCGAATCGTTCCAGGCCCGCCGCGCGCAGATCCGCTTCCGCGGCAAGGACGGCAAACCCGAACTCGTCCACACGCTCAACGGCTCCGGCCTCGCCGTCCCGCGCGTGCTCGCCGCCCTGCTCGAAAACAACCTCCAGCCCGACGGACGCGTCAAGGTGCCCGCCGCGCTCGTTCCGTATTTCGGCAAGGACTACGTGACCTTCCCGGCCTGA
- a CDS encoding multidrug ABC transporter ATPase, whose product MIEVKGLVKNYGAKRAVDNVSFRVRRGDILGFLGPNGAGKSTTMKMITGYITPTAGTALVAGHDVRQDPVAVKRAIGYLPESAPAYGEMTVEEFLRFIAEARGFRGRDERQAKIDRAIQLTRLGSVRHQTIETLSKGYRQRVGFAQALLHDPAVLVLDEPTDGLDPNQKNEVRTLIRSMAAEKAVILSTHILEEVEAICTRIIIISQGKLVIDETPEAFRARQPGARLDEIFRTLTEGTEGKS is encoded by the coding sequence ATGATTGAAGTCAAAGGCCTGGTGAAAAACTACGGCGCCAAGCGCGCCGTTGATAACGTCAGCTTCCGCGTCCGGCGCGGTGACATCCTCGGCTTTCTCGGCCCCAACGGAGCCGGCAAGTCCACCACGATGAAGATGATCACCGGCTACATCACCCCGACCGCCGGCACCGCTCTGGTCGCCGGGCACGACGTCCGCCAGGACCCCGTCGCCGTCAAGCGCGCCATCGGCTATCTCCCCGAAAGCGCGCCGGCCTACGGCGAGATGACCGTCGAGGAGTTTTTGCGTTTTATCGCCGAAGCCCGCGGTTTCCGGGGCCGCGACGAACGCCAGGCGAAGATCGACCGCGCCATCCAGCTCACCCGGCTCGGCAGCGTCCGCCACCAGACGATCGAAACGCTTTCCAAAGGCTACCGCCAGCGCGTCGGTTTTGCGCAAGCCCTGCTCCACGACCCCGCCGTCCTCGTCCTCGACGAACCCACCGACGGACTCGACCCCAACCAGAAAAACGAAGTGCGCACCCTCATCCGGTCGATGGCCGCCGAAAAGGCCGTGATCCTGTCGACCCACATCCTCGAGGAAGTCGAGGCCATCTGCACGCGCATCATCATCATCTCGCAAGGCAAGCTCGTCATCGACGAGACGCCCGAAGCCTTCCGCGCCCGGCAGCCCGGCGCCCGGCTCGACGAGATTTTCCGCACGCTCACGGAGGGCACGGAAGGCAAAAGCTGA
- a CDS encoding tRNA(Ile)-lysidine synthetase → MSVRTSNRNRWPAIAARLAAVLPRERLHPAVLAFAAAAEAGEAGRAGARRERWAVAFSGGADSLALLLLLWAHWPERRGRLLALHFDHRLRGRASAADERFCRAVCASLGVAYAAGARDLPMTRRARDSQAGQGGARGDGGVNANEKVSEAAAREARMGFFAAQLSRRRIRCLFFGHQLDDIAETLFMRIARGSGAAGLAAPRPVQALPGIGGRRTGRVHLRPLLTLSKADLVAALSAAGATWREDASNGAGDFFRNRIRLDVLPRWLAAAHGRDALAGAALTRAQLDEDNAALEDWAARLSAPTPAADGRLPLAPLAGAPRAVLRRVLHGWLAALPTPTDLSRQGFDLLLDKVAAAQPTRFSLGKHGFAIIRQKHLAWQKASVRGRPRH, encoded by the coding sequence ATGTCCGTTCGCACTTCCAACCGGAATCGCTGGCCAGCCATCGCCGCCCGACTCGCGGCCGTGCTCCCGCGCGAGCGGTTGCATCCGGCGGTGCTGGCGTTTGCCGCGGCGGCGGAGGCGGGTGAGGCAGGCCGGGCCGGAGCGCGCCGCGAGCGCTGGGCGGTGGCTTTTTCCGGCGGGGCGGATTCGCTGGCCCTGCTGCTCCTGCTCTGGGCTCATTGGCCGGAACGGCGGGGGCGCCTGCTCGCCCTGCATTTCGATCATCGCCTGCGCGGACGGGCATCGGCGGCGGACGAACGCTTTTGCCGCGCCGTCTGCGCGTCGCTCGGCGTCGCGTATGCCGCGGGTGCGCGCGACCTGCCGATGACCCGACGTGCCCGCGACTCGCAAGCAGGGCAGGGGGGGGCGAGGGGGGACGGTGGCGTAAACGCGAACGAAAAAGTGAGCGAGGCCGCGGCCCGCGAGGCGCGGATGGGTTTTTTTGCCGCGCAACTTTCGCGCCGCCGCATCCGCTGCCTGTTTTTCGGTCACCAGCTCGACGACATCGCCGAGACACTCTTCATGCGGATCGCGCGCGGCAGCGGCGCGGCCGGGCTGGCCGCGCCGCGGCCCGTGCAGGCGCTTCCGGGCATCGGCGGCCGCCGGACCGGTCGCGTGCACCTGCGTCCGCTTCTCACGCTCTCCAAGGCCGACCTGGTCGCCGCGCTTTCCGCCGCCGGCGCGACCTGGCGGGAAGATGCGAGCAACGGCGCCGGCGATTTTTTTCGCAACCGCATCCGTCTCGACGTCCTGCCGCGCTGGCTCGCCGCCGCTCACGGCCGCGACGCGCTCGCCGGCGCCGCGCTCACCCGCGCGCAACTCGACGAGGACAACGCCGCGCTCGAGGACTGGGCCGCCCGGCTCTCCGCTCCCACTCCCGCGGCCGACGGCCGCCTGCCGCTCGCGCCGCTCGCCGGCGCGCCGCGTGCCGTGCTCCGCCGCGTGCTGCACGGCTGGCTCGCCGCCTTGCCGACGCCGACAGATCTCTCCCGACAGGGATTTGATTTATTACTGGATAAAGTCGCCGCCGCGCAGCCTACCCGCTTTAGTCTTGGAAAACATGGTTTTGCGATAATTCGCCAAAAACACCTCGCCTGGCAAAAGGCCTCGGTGCGCGGCCGGCCGCGTCATTAA
- a CDS encoding ABC transporter encodes MKTGSKIIAVLLVVVALILVNYLASRLPFRADTTAGGVYTLSPGTKSLLGKIEEPVTLDFYFSRDIDGLPTSYKNYASRVQELLRQYVRASGGKLTLNVINPKADSPEEERAAGAGLQPQTIPTTGENVYFGLVATQADLQKNIPVLNPQRESFLEYDISQLVHSVQLIEKPRLGLITSLPLAGQQPNMMMMMQQQQRGTPPQFIYTEWENAYTIVPIEAASTETLPDNLAALAIIHPQGIPEKLEYQIDQFLLAGHPVFLAVDPGSQYFRRSGGQMAMMGMPPQNISSDLPRLLKAWGVSYNPENVVGDLKLATPINTGRSVERYPVWLSLVQDNLGHDAQPTAQLSSLLFAEPGSFTVDTAGSGLAVTPLAETSDQAGDVPSFTLQMAQPEDVAKQIIPSGKKLLAAQLTGVFRTAFPDGPPKADKKDDAADKDGETSDDDADKTAAADKPDKTAAPEKPAAPALKEGKSTVILVADTDWLFDDFSIRRSNFLGTEVAEPLNDNLALGSNIVDAIAGAPDLISLRGKTNVDRPFTVVRDMQVVAQKKYQSKLSELEVRLNDVQSKLSQLMGKSNEGNRLVATPEMQKAIEDFQKQEIEMRRERREIRRSLREDIDALEYKLAAVNLFSIPAAIVICGLLFYRSRRGKS; translated from the coding sequence ATGAAAACCGGAAGCAAAATCATCGCCGTCCTCCTCGTCGTCGTCGCGCTGATTCTCGTCAACTACCTCGCCTCGCGTCTCCCGTTCCGGGCCGATACCACCGCCGGCGGCGTCTACACACTCTCGCCCGGCACGAAGTCGCTCCTCGGCAAGATCGAGGAGCCGGTCACGCTGGACTTCTATTTCTCGCGCGACATCGACGGCCTGCCCACCTCCTACAAAAACTACGCCTCCCGCGTCCAGGAACTCCTCCGCCAGTACGTGCGCGCCTCCGGCGGCAAGCTCACGCTCAACGTCATCAACCCCAAGGCCGACTCCCCCGAGGAAGAACGCGCCGCCGGCGCCGGCCTCCAGCCGCAGACCATCCCGACCACCGGCGAAAATGTCTACTTCGGCCTCGTCGCCACCCAGGCCGACTTGCAGAAAAACATCCCCGTGCTCAATCCCCAGCGCGAGTCGTTCCTCGAGTATGACATCTCCCAGCTCGTCCACAGCGTGCAACTCATTGAAAAACCCAGGCTCGGCCTCATCACCAGCCTGCCCCTCGCCGGGCAGCAGCCCAACATGATGATGATGATGCAACAGCAGCAACGCGGCACCCCGCCCCAGTTCATCTACACCGAGTGGGAAAACGCCTACACCATCGTCCCCATCGAAGCCGCCTCCACGGAAACACTCCCCGACAACCTCGCCGCCCTCGCCATCATCCACCCGCAGGGCATCCCGGAAAAACTCGAATACCAGATCGACCAGTTTCTCCTCGCCGGCCATCCGGTGTTCCTCGCCGTCGATCCCGGCTCGCAATACTTCCGCCGCTCGGGCGGCCAGATGGCGATGATGGGCATGCCCCCGCAAAACATCTCCAGCGATCTCCCCCGCCTGCTCAAGGCCTGGGGAGTGAGCTACAACCCGGAAAACGTCGTCGGCGACCTCAAGCTCGCCACCCCGATCAACACCGGCCGCTCCGTCGAGCGCTACCCGGTCTGGCTCAGCCTCGTCCAGGACAACCTCGGCCATGACGCCCAGCCCACCGCGCAACTCAGCTCCCTGCTCTTCGCCGAGCCCGGCAGCTTCACCGTCGACACCGCCGGCAGCGGACTCGCCGTCACCCCGCTCGCCGAAACCAGCGACCAGGCCGGCGACGTGCCCTCCTTCACCCTGCAAATGGCCCAGCCCGAAGATGTGGCCAAACAGATCATCCCCTCCGGCAAAAAACTCCTCGCCGCCCAGCTCACCGGCGTATTCAGGACCGCCTTCCCCGACGGCCCGCCGAAGGCCGACAAAAAAGACGACGCCGCCGACAAGGACGGTGAAACATCCGACGACGACGCGGACAAAACCGCCGCCGCCGACAAGCCGGACAAAACCGCCGCGCCGGAAAAGCCCGCCGCTCCCGCGCTCAAGGAAGGCAAGTCCACCGTCATTCTCGTCGCCGACACCGACTGGCTCTTCGACGATTTCAGCATCCGCCGCTCCAATTTCCTCGGCACCGAAGTCGCCGAACCGCTCAACGACAACCTCGCCCTCGGCAGCAACATCGTCGACGCCATCGCCGGCGCGCCCGATCTCATCTCGCTGCGCGGCAAGACCAATGTCGACCGCCCCTTCACCGTCGTGCGCGACATGCAGGTGGTCGCCCAGAAAAAATACCAGAGCAAGCTCTCCGAACTCGAAGTCCGCCTCAACGACGTGCAGTCGAAGCTCAGCCAGCTCATGGGCAAATCCAACGAAGGCAACCGCCTCGTCGCCACGCCCGAGATGCAGAAAGCCATCGAGGATTTCCAGAAGCAGGAGATCGAGATGCGCCGCGAACGCCGCGAGATCCGCCGCTCCCTTCGCGAAGACATCGACGCCCTCGAATACAAGCTCGCCGCCGTGAACCTCTTTTCCATCCCTGCCGCCATCGTCATCTGCGGCCTTCTCTTCTACCGCAGCCGCCGCGGGAAAAGCTGA
- a CDS encoding ABC transporter permease produces MICPVFKREFLGYFRSPVAYVFLIVFLVASVGLAFFIGNFFKNNTASLESYFMFLPWLLLFFAPAAGMRLWAEEKRSGTLELLFTLPITTLQAVAGKFLAAWAFLSLAILLSFPMAITVGYLGDPDWGVIASSYLGAVLMAGGYLGICSLTSALTRNQVISFVLSVIICLVLVLLGWSVFNGALGSFLPVQAVDFVANCGFIPHFDPFTKGIIDPKDLIYFLSLMGFTLFLNVIVLER; encoded by the coding sequence ATGATCTGCCCAGTCTTCAAACGCGAATTCCTCGGTTACTTCCGCTCGCCGGTTGCCTATGTGTTCCTGATCGTGTTCCTCGTGGCCTCGGTCGGGCTCGCCTTCTTCATCGGCAATTTTTTCAAGAACAACACCGCCTCGCTGGAGAGCTACTTCATGTTCCTCCCCTGGCTGCTGCTCTTCTTTGCGCCCGCCGCCGGCATGCGCCTCTGGGCCGAGGAAAAACGCAGCGGCACCCTCGAGCTTCTCTTCACGCTCCCGATCACCACGCTCCAGGCCGTCGCCGGGAAATTCCTCGCCGCGTGGGCGTTTCTCTCGCTCGCGATCCTGCTCAGTTTCCCCATGGCCATCACCGTCGGCTACCTCGGCGATCCCGACTGGGGTGTCATCGCCAGCAGCTACCTCGGCGCCGTCCTCATGGCGGGCGGCTATCTCGGCATCTGCTCGCTGACCTCCGCCCTCACCCGCAACCAGGTCATCAGCTTCGTCCTCAGCGTCATCATCTGCCTCGTGCTCGTCCTCCTCGGCTGGAGCGTGTTCAACGGCGCGCTCGGCTCCTTCCTGCCCGTCCAGGCCGTGGACTTCGTCGCCAACTGCGGCTTCATCCCGCACTTTGACCCGTTCACCAAGGGCATCATCGATCCGAAGGACCTGATCTACTTCCTCTCGCTCATGGGCTTCACGCTCTTCCTCAACGTCATCGTCCTCGAACGCTGA
- a CDS encoding 50S ribosomal protein L31, with product MKAEGHPVLNNVCFLDVATGKRFLTKSTMKSARKEQIDGKEYHVVLRDVTMDSHPAYTGEKRIVDTAGRVEKFTSKFRRGGKK from the coding sequence ATGAAAGCTGAAGGTCATCCCGTTCTCAACAACGTCTGTTTCCTCGATGTCGCCACCGGCAAGCGCTTCCTGACCAAGTCGACGATGAAGTCGGCCCGCAAGGAGCAGATCGACGGAAAAGAGTACCACGTCGTGTTGCGCGATGTGACCATGGATTCGCATCCCGCCTACACCGGCGAGAAACGCATCGTGGACACCGCCGGTCGCGTGGAGAAGTTCACCTCCAAGTTCCGTCGCGGCGGCAAGAAATAA
- a CDS encoding cell division protein FtsH translates to MSDSNKEPKRRPLKNQPPDRFQPKVLFIWAAILAALFAVVYFNPGNPKASSELKIQQVVDHAANGDIAKGVIRGIGWVVVTGEFKDSVAPVSPDGKGKAKAFRAEGTLIDNNLQILQKSQVFEERPATTFWTSFLTNFVPIVLLIGLLYFLFVRQLRNASRGALTFGKSRAKLLNRDREKITFTQVAGCDEAKEEISEVVEFLRDPKKFQKMGGKIPKGILLVGPPGTGKTLLAKAVAGEADVPFFSVSGSDFVEMFVGVGASRVRDMFEQGRKNAPCIIFIDEIDAVGRQRGAGLGGGNDEREQTLNSMLVEMDGFDTSEGVIIIAATNRPDVLDQALLRPGRFDRQVFVDLPDLVGREAILKVHARKINLGEDVSLTEIARGTSGFSGADLANLLNEGALLAARRNKKKVERIDIDDAREKVLFGREHRRAMDDEEKRMTAWHEAGHALVQALLDDGILPVHKVTIIPRGRSLGSTMFIPKKDILTQHKKRLLNQIAMGLGGRIAEELVMNDISNGAAGDIKQITKIARSMVCDWGMSDLGPLALGDNQDTVFLGRDITRTSHVSEATAQKIDSEIRRIIDDQYERATKLITEHRASLDKIAEALLEYETIEGKHVQEIVEFGEIRSPVIRTSPPAIPPTGSDGKPAPKKTGETTAPDALGAPAPTPA, encoded by the coding sequence ATGTCTGACTCAAACAAAGAACCCAAAAGGCGCCCGCTGAAAAACCAGCCTCCGGACCGCTTTCAGCCGAAAGTGCTCTTTATCTGGGCCGCCATTCTCGCCGCGCTCTTCGCGGTTGTCTATTTCAACCCCGGCAACCCCAAGGCCAGTTCCGAGCTGAAAATCCAGCAGGTCGTGGACCACGCTGCCAACGGCGACATCGCCAAGGGCGTCATCCGCGGTATCGGCTGGGTCGTCGTCACCGGCGAATTCAAGGACAGCGTCGCGCCCGTTTCTCCGGACGGCAAGGGCAAGGCCAAGGCCTTCCGCGCCGAAGGCACGCTCATCGATAACAATCTGCAAATCCTGCAAAAATCACAGGTTTTCGAGGAGCGCCCCGCCACCACGTTCTGGACGAGTTTCCTGACGAACTTCGTGCCGATCGTCCTCCTCATCGGCCTGCTCTATTTTCTTTTCGTGCGCCAGCTCCGCAACGCCAGCCGCGGCGCGCTCACCTTCGGCAAGAGCCGCGCCAAGCTGCTCAACCGCGACCGCGAGAAGATCACCTTCACCCAGGTCGCCGGCTGCGACGAGGCCAAGGAGGAGATTTCCGAAGTCGTCGAGTTTTTGCGCGACCCGAAAAAATTCCAGAAAATGGGCGGCAAGATTCCCAAAGGCATCCTGCTCGTCGGCCCTCCCGGCACGGGCAAGACGCTCCTCGCCAAGGCCGTGGCCGGCGAGGCCGATGTGCCCTTCTTCAGCGTATCCGGTTCCGACTTCGTCGAGATGTTCGTCGGCGTCGGCGCCAGCCGCGTGCGCGACATGTTCGAACAGGGCCGCAAGAACGCGCCCTGCATCATCTTCATCGACGAAATCGACGCCGTCGGCCGCCAGCGCGGCGCCGGCCTCGGCGGCGGCAACGACGAACGCGAACAGACGCTCAACTCCATGCTCGTCGAGATGGATGGCTTCGACACCTCCGAAGGTGTTATCATCATCGCCGCCACCAACCGCCCCGACGTGCTCGATCAGGCGCTCCTGCGTCCCGGCCGCTTTGACCGCCAGGTGTTTGTCGACCTGCCCGATCTCGTCGGACGCGAGGCCATACTCAAGGTCCACGCCCGCAAGATCAACCTCGGCGAGGACGTCAGCCTCACCGAGATCGCCCGCGGCACCTCCGGTTTCTCCGGCGCCGACCTTGCCAACCTTCTCAACGAAGGCGCGCTCCTCGCCGCCCGCCGCAACAAGAAAAAAGTCGAGCGTATCGACATCGACGACGCCCGCGAAAAAGTCCTCTTCGGCCGCGAGCACCGCCGCGCCATGGACGACGAGGAAAAGCGCATGACCGCCTGGCACGAGGCGGGCCACGCGCTCGTGCAGGCGCTCCTCGACGACGGCATCCTGCCTGTCCACAAGGTGACGATCATCCCCCGCGGCCGTTCGCTCGGCAGCACGATGTTCATCCCGAAAAAGGACATTCTCACGCAGCACAAGAAACGCCTGCTCAACCAGATCGCCATGGGCCTCGGCGGCCGCATTGCCGAAGAGCTGGTGATGAACGACATCTCCAACGGCGCCGCCGGCGACATCAAGCAGATCACCAAGATCGCCCGCAGCATGGTGTGCGACTGGGGCATGAGCGACCTCGGTCCGCTGGCGCTCGGCGACAACCAGGACACGGTTTTCCTTGGCCGCGACATCACGCGCACCTCGCACGTGAGCGAGGCCACTGCGCAGAAGATCGACTCCGAAATCCGCCGCATCATCGACGATCAGTACGAACGCGCCACGAAGCTCATCACCGAGCATCGCGCCTCGCTCGACAAGATCGCCGAGGCGCTGCTCGAGTACGAGACGATCGAAGGCAAGCACGTGCAGGAGATCGTGGAGTTCGGCGAAATCCGTTCGCCTGTCATCCGCACGAGCCCGCCGGCCATCCCGCCGACCGGCTCCGACGGCAAGCCCGCGCCGAAGAAAACCGGCGAGACCACCGCCCCCGACGCTCTCGGCGCCCCCGCGCCCACGCCAGCCTGA